From the Gramella sp. Hel_I_59 genome, one window contains:
- a CDS encoding beta-ketoacyl-ACP synthase III, whose protein sequence is MYQTKIAGLGKYVPENVVTNDDLSKLMDTNDEWITERTGIKERRHIKKGDGNTTASMGVKAAKIAIERAGISKDDIDLIVFATLSPDYYFPGCGVQVQEMLEIDTCPALDVRNQCSGFIYAVSVADQFIKTGMYKNVLVIGSENHSGGLDFTTRGRSVSVIFGDGAGAAVLTRSDHNGQGILSTHLHSEGKHALELSLKGPSTNHWVPEIIAENPQGDDIPYYPYMNGQFVFKNAIQRFSEVINEGLKENGLSVSDIDMLIPHQANLRISQFVQQKFKLADDKVYNNIQKYGNTTAASIPIALTEAWEQGKVKEGDTVVLAAFGSGFTWGSAIMKW, encoded by the coding sequence ATGTATCAGACAAAAATTGCAGGATTAGGAAAATATGTACCGGAAAATGTTGTCACGAACGATGATCTTTCGAAACTGATGGATACGAACGATGAGTGGATCACCGAGCGTACCGGAATTAAAGAAAGAAGACACATCAAGAAAGGAGATGGCAACACTACTGCAAGCATGGGAGTGAAAGCTGCCAAAATTGCCATCGAAAGAGCTGGAATCTCAAAAGACGATATAGATCTAATTGTATTCGCAACACTAAGTCCAGATTACTATTTTCCTGGGTGTGGTGTTCAGGTTCAGGAAATGCTGGAGATAGATACCTGCCCTGCCCTGGATGTTCGTAACCAGTGTAGCGGATTTATTTACGCAGTTTCAGTAGCAGATCAATTCATCAAGACGGGAATGTATAAGAACGTACTGGTAATTGGTAGTGAGAATCATAGTGGAGGTCTTGATTTTACCACCAGAGGGCGATCGGTTTCAGTTATTTTTGGTGATGGAGCAGGAGCAGCCGTACTTACAAGAAGTGATCACAACGGGCAGGGAATACTTTCCACCCATTTACATTCTGAAGGGAAACACGCACTTGAATTGTCATTGAAAGGACCAAGTACGAACCACTGGGTACCAGAGATCATTGCAGAGAATCCGCAGGGAGATGATATTCCTTACTATCCTTATATGAATGGGCAGTTCGTTTTCAAAAATGCGATCCAGAGATTTTCAGAAGTGATCAATGAAGGGCTTAAGGAAAACGGACTTTCAGTTTCAGATATTGATATGCTTATTCCACACCAGGCGAATTTGAGGATTTCTCAATTCGTTCAGCAAAAGTTTAAGCTTGCTGATGACAAGGTTTATAATAATATTCAGAAATATGGAAATACCACTGCGGCTTCTATTCCTATTGCTCTTACTGAAGCTTGGGAACAGGGTAAAGTAAAAGAAGGAGATACCGTGGTGCTGGCTGCTTTTGGAAGTGGCTTCACCTGGGGAAGTGCTATTATGAAATGGTAG
- a CDS encoding DUF2007 domain-containing protein: MSTSEEYKRVYTGPETNVQYLQELFGESNIHSRMRNDVESARLAGFGSTHGMVLLFVFEKDFDEALKIAKSTFPNDFDNE, from the coding sequence ATGAGTACTTCAGAAGAATATAAAAGAGTCTATACCGGACCGGAAACAAATGTGCAATACCTGCAGGAACTTTTTGGCGAAAGCAATATCCACTCGAGAATGAGAAACGATGTAGAGTCGGCCAGGCTTGCTGGTTTTGGTTCCACGCACGGGATGGTATTATTATTCGTTTTTGAAAAAGATTTCGACGAAGCTTTGAAGATCGCTAAGTCTACATTCCCAAATGACTTCGATAATGAATAA
- a CDS encoding fasciclin domain-containing protein, producing the protein MKKLQLLSLLSFLFIATSGIAQNSKNTKMVGGAEMYPTKNIVENAVNSKDHTTLVAAVKAAELVEVLSSDGPFTVFAPTNKAFEALPEGTVETLLKEENKSKLQSVLTYHVLAGDFKAADIVNAIKKGNGKATFKTVSGADITAMMDGKNVKVKDAAGNVATVTIADVNQSNGVIHVIDTVLLPTK; encoded by the coding sequence ATGAAAAAGTTACAATTACTAAGCTTACTAAGTTTTCTATTCATCGCGACTAGCGGTATTGCTCAAAATTCAAAGAACACTAAAATGGTTGGAGGAGCTGAAATGTACCCAACTAAGAATATCGTAGAAAATGCGGTTAATAGTAAAGATCATACAACTCTGGTTGCTGCGGTAAAGGCTGCTGAACTGGTAGAGGTATTGAGCAGTGATGGACCATTTACAGTATTTGCTCCTACAAACAAGGCTTTTGAAGCACTTCCTGAAGGAACAGTGGAGACTTTGCTAAAAGAAGAAAACAAAAGTAAATTACAGTCAGTTTTGACATACCATGTTCTTGCAGGAGACTTTAAAGCTGCAGACATCGTAAATGCTATCAAAAAAGGAAATGGAAAAGCAACTTTCAAAACCGTAAGCGGTGCAGATATCACTGCTATGATGGATGGAAAGAATGTAAAGGTTAAAGATGCTGCTGGAAATGTAGCTACTGTAACCATAGCAGATGTAAATCAATCAAACGGAGTGATCCATGTAATTGACACAGTTCTTCTACCAACCAAATAA
- a CDS encoding DUF4136 domain-containing protein yields the protein MKNLKTFLVISIVALAMASCGSSAPTAKDDLKQLKSYDTYAFLANKDTILNRKLDNKAINSTIVATINANMKEEGFSLDKLQPDVLVYVHPMFDEKVAVNANPVYTNYPYYKPGFFIGSYYEDYLYENYFTVQRISGSRVKQVPYRERSIVIDLIDRRTNEILWRGTSEETIETKRMDREIREYVDEIFKDL from the coding sequence ATGAAAAATTTGAAAACATTTCTCGTTATAAGCATTGTGGCACTCGCTATGGCTTCTTGCGGAAGTAGTGCTCCAACCGCAAAAGACGATCTAAAACAATTAAAATCTTACGACACTTATGCATTCCTGGCGAATAAGGATACGATCCTGAATCGTAAACTGGATAATAAGGCGATCAATTCAACGATTGTTGCGACCATCAACGCGAACATGAAAGAAGAAGGCTTTAGTCTTGATAAGCTACAACCTGATGTTCTCGTATATGTTCACCCAATGTTCGATGAAAAGGTGGCGGTAAACGCAAATCCTGTTTACACGAATTACCCATATTACAAGCCGGGCTTCTTTATTGGTTCTTATTATGAAGATTACCTGTACGAAAACTATTTTACGGTACAGAGAATTAGCGGATCGAGAGTGAAGCAGGTGCCTTATCGTGAGCGCTCGATTGTGATTGATCTAATTGATCGAAGAACGAACGAGATCTTGTGGAGAGGAACTTCCGAAGAGACTATTGAAACTAAGAGAATGGATCGTGAGATTCGTGAATATGTGGATGAGATCTTTAAGGATCTGTAA
- the pheT gene encoding phenylalanine--tRNA ligase subunit beta, whose translation MKISYNWLKQFIKLPENAETTGELLTDLGLEVEGIDTFQSVKGGMAGVVVGHVLSCEAHPNADRLNLTRMNLGNGEEVQIVCGAPNIAAGQKVPVATIGTVLYDEKGESWEIKKGKIRGEESYGMICSEKELGLGQSHEGIMVMDNELVPGTPVAELFEVENDEVFEIGLTPNRADAMSHWGVARDLKAGYQQQGKFLELITPSVSSFHVDNRSLKIQIKVDDSNLAPRYCGVTISDVKVGESPKWLQNRLKAIGLAPKNNIVDATNYVMHELGQPLHAFDAGKIAGNEINVKTVEAGTKFTTLDEVERELHAEDLMICDAEKPLCIAGVFGGLGSGVTEGTTQIFLESAYFNPVSVRKTAKRHAINTDASFRFERGIDINSVEYALKRAALLIKEISGGEITSDIDDLYFKKIEDFQVFLTFEKVNKLIGENLEEETIKSILASLEIRVNNVTETGMGLTIPSYRVDVQRESDVIEEILRVYGYNNIKFGDKLSLSVANTSKYEDYKIQNLIAQQLIGQGFYETMANSLTTPAYNDFSDDAKDEYQVKMLNPLSQDLSVLRQTMLFSGLEAISYNLNRKRVNLRIFEFGKTYHSFVSGREEKKHLSLFMSGNRTAETWNAPNFPAGNFFYLKGVIESIFQKLGILNTLKTKTGKSSVFSESLQMSTKKSKLVDFGVVKRSILKKFDIDQEVVYADFNWDEIIEAAKQHQNKFSAIPKYPSMRRDFALLLDNSVTYDEIDQIAKQTEKKLLKDVSLFDVYEGENLPEGKKSYAVSFVFQDENKTLTDKQVDKMMSKLQYRFEKELKAELR comes from the coding sequence ATGAAGATTTCATACAACTGGCTAAAACAGTTTATTAAACTACCTGAAAATGCAGAGACTACCGGAGAACTTCTTACAGATCTTGGTCTGGAAGTAGAAGGTATTGATACTTTTCAAAGTGTAAAAGGAGGTATGGCCGGCGTAGTAGTTGGTCATGTTTTAAGCTGTGAAGCTCATCCAAATGCAGACAGGTTGAACCTCACCAGGATGAATCTTGGAAACGGTGAAGAAGTACAGATCGTTTGTGGTGCTCCAAATATCGCAGCAGGACAGAAAGTGCCGGTGGCAACTATTGGTACTGTACTATATGATGAAAAAGGTGAAAGCTGGGAGATCAAAAAAGGAAAAATTCGTGGTGAAGAAAGCTATGGAATGATCTGTTCTGAAAAAGAACTTGGTTTAGGCCAGAGTCATGAAGGTATTATGGTGATGGATAATGAGCTGGTTCCCGGAACTCCGGTTGCTGAGCTTTTTGAAGTAGAAAACGACGAAGTTTTTGAAATTGGCCTTACACCTAACCGTGCAGATGCAATGAGTCACTGGGGTGTCGCCCGGGACTTAAAAGCAGGCTACCAGCAACAGGGGAAATTTCTTGAACTCATCACCCCTTCAGTTAGTAGTTTTCATGTTGATAACAGAAGTTTAAAGATCCAGATAAAAGTAGATGATTCTAATCTTGCTCCTAGATATTGCGGAGTAACGATATCTGATGTAAAGGTTGGTGAATCCCCGAAATGGCTTCAGAATAGATTGAAAGCAATTGGACTTGCCCCAAAGAACAATATTGTAGATGCTACCAATTATGTAATGCATGAACTTGGACAGCCACTACACGCGTTCGATGCCGGTAAGATCGCTGGTAACGAGATCAACGTTAAGACCGTTGAGGCAGGAACTAAATTCACAACATTAGATGAAGTCGAGCGCGAATTACATGCTGAAGACCTCATGATCTGTGATGCTGAAAAACCTCTTTGTATCGCCGGAGTATTTGGCGGACTTGGAAGCGGCGTAACCGAAGGTACTACACAAATATTTCTTGAAAGTGCTTACTTCAACCCTGTAAGCGTTCGAAAAACTGCAAAAAGACACGCGATCAATACCGATGCTTCTTTTAGGTTTGAAAGAGGAATCGACATCAATTCTGTAGAATATGCTTTAAAAAGAGCTGCTCTGCTAATCAAGGAAATTTCTGGTGGTGAGATCACCAGCGATATTGATGATCTCTATTTTAAAAAGATCGAAGACTTCCAGGTTTTTCTAACCTTTGAGAAGGTTAACAAACTTATTGGTGAGAACCTTGAGGAAGAAACTATAAAATCTATTCTTGCTTCTCTTGAGATCAGAGTGAATAATGTTACAGAAACCGGGATGGGGCTTACGATCCCTTCTTATCGTGTGGATGTGCAGAGAGAGTCAGATGTGATCGAGGAGATCCTTAGAGTCTATGGTTACAATAATATCAAGTTTGGCGATAAATTAAGCTTATCTGTAGCTAACACCTCTAAATATGAGGATTATAAGATTCAGAATCTTATCGCTCAGCAGCTTATAGGACAGGGATTCTATGAAACCATGGCTAATTCGCTAACAACGCCAGCTTATAATGACTTTAGCGATGATGCTAAAGATGAGTACCAGGTAAAAATGTTAAATCCTCTAAGTCAGGATCTTTCAGTTTTGAGACAAACAATGCTTTTTTCAGGGCTGGAGGCTATTAGTTACAATCTAAACCGAAAACGAGTTAATCTTCGCATTTTCGAATTTGGAAAGACCTATCATTCTTTTGTTAGTGGCAGGGAAGAAAAGAAACATCTTTCCTTGTTCATGTCTGGTAACAGAACTGCTGAGACATGGAATGCACCAAATTTCCCGGCTGGAAACTTCTTTTACCTGAAAGGAGTGATCGAATCTATTTTTCAGAAATTAGGAATTTTGAATACACTTAAAACCAAGACAGGTAAAAGCTCTGTATTTTCTGAAAGCCTTCAGATGAGTACGAAAAAATCTAAACTGGTAGACTTCGGTGTGGTTAAAAGATCAATTCTGAAGAAATTCGATATAGATCAGGAAGTGGTTTACGCAGATTTTAACTGGGATGAAATCATAGAAGCTGCTAAACAACATCAGAATAAGTTTAGTGCTATTCCGAAGTATCCTAGCATGCGAAGAGATTTTGCTTTGCTTCTTGATAATTCTGTGACTTACGATGAGATCGATCAAATCGCAAAACAAACGGAAAAGAAATTATTGAAAGACGTTAGCCTTTTTGATGTTTACGAAGGTGAGAACCTTCCGGAAGGCAAGAAAAGTTACGCAGTAAGCTTTGTATTCCAGGACGAGAACAAAACGCTTACAGATAAGCAAGTAGATAAGATGATGAGTAAGCTTCAGTATAGATTTGAAAAGGAATTAAAAGCAGAATTACGCTAA
- a CDS encoding tetratricopeptide repeat protein, with translation MGRNFKLKWGIGTLLFFLILSMNAQDQAQSSVDELYQVYKNQGAKAVLENYQKNNPNTAYEGMAEPLNILAYRLMQEENDLEAAKMLFQAQIDEYPQEANPYDSFSDVLLEMDKKDEAVKYIEKSLAIAEKHDHEQDDLIMEAGLAKIAIIENRDKQLNFLIGNWNNETQVYQNGEVMNTTNSSNRISFDEAGSMLVVDHDTGDSKPCCKRVMVYNPLEDEFDVVFMRRNAPEGISNSKMKVKEMGPDQYEIVESYLDESNQQLRFKHNITKEDGSVKWAVYEENESGWNKSRTMNLTRKN, from the coding sequence ATGGGCAGAAATTTTAAACTTAAATGGGGAATTGGAACATTATTATTCTTTCTAATTCTTAGTATGAATGCGCAGGATCAGGCGCAGTCAAGTGTAGATGAACTTTACCAGGTCTATAAGAACCAGGGTGCGAAAGCTGTTTTGGAGAACTACCAGAAGAATAATCCAAATACCGCTTACGAAGGCATGGCTGAACCTTTGAATATTCTAGCATACAGATTGATGCAGGAAGAAAATGATCTGGAAGCCGCAAAAATGTTGTTCCAGGCTCAGATCGATGAATATCCGCAGGAAGCCAATCCTTATGATTCCTTTTCTGATGTTTTGCTGGAAATGGATAAGAAAGATGAAGCCGTTAAATACATTGAAAAGTCTCTTGCCATTGCTGAAAAGCATGATCATGAACAGGATGATTTGATCATGGAAGCAGGTCTGGCTAAGATCGCTATTATCGAAAACAGGGATAAACAACTTAATTTTCTAATTGGAAACTGGAATAATGAAACCCAGGTTTATCAGAATGGTGAAGTTATGAACACGACCAATAGTTCGAACCGTATTTCTTTTGATGAGGCCGGTTCCATGCTGGTTGTAGATCATGATACAGGCGATAGTAAGCCATGCTGTAAAAGAGTCATGGTATACAATCCGCTGGAAGATGAATTTGATGTGGTCTTTATGCGAAGAAATGCGCCTGAAGGAATTTCAAATTCAAAGATGAAAGTAAAGGAAATGGGACCAGATCAATACGAGATCGTGGAGAGTTATCTGGATGAAAGCAATCAACAGCTTAGATTCAAGCACAACATTACAAAAGAAGACGGCTCGGTTAAATGGGCAGTTTATGAAGAAAACGAAAGTGGCTGGAACAAGTCCAGAACAATGAATCTTACCCGGAAAAATTAA